In Cryptomeria japonica chromosome 10, Sugi_1.0, whole genome shotgun sequence, a genomic segment contains:
- the LOC131060739 gene encoding uncharacterized protein LOC131060739 isoform X2, translating to MYVLILFCICNVLLQQTSLYYLPQLQLSQNYPKMSTSASRPPMRKDPAWKYHEGFPGQGKGQTKCMFCKTIFHGGIYRLKYHIAGVRGHDAEPCLKAVSEAIRDCYVMVEEIERKKKQKEDRAAIGRETVLGRGTQLGCVGGPSSLPPYRPTQFATASASVSASASISGSATATATSHAPTTSSHSGNVTIGPRIRKSRLDSFFVPRTTPGSQPSLEGMGWNKEVHDVAKMAIGKFWSYNCIPFFVARSPYWQQMVDAITICGAGFKAPSESDLRGPILSQMVDDVKKDLDERRHIWSTKGCTIMTDGWTDRRNRTLLNFLVSSAGGTVFIKSIDASTHCKNATYLCEQIEEVIEDVGEENVVQVVTDNAANYVAAGRLLMERHPSIVWTPCAAHCIDLMLEDIGKIPWVKRCVERARNVCKFVYNHSWVLALMRQYTEQKELHRPGITRFATNFLTLQSMLRSKPALRRMIVGEEWSSSSYATTPAGIEMANCIFDEQGFWVPCDEIVKFVKPLVVLLRVADGDKPAMGYIYEGMDRAKEAIKFVYGADESKYGPIWEIIDRRWHHQLHRPIHAAAYYLNPAFRFIPSFKADAEVLNGLYAIMEKMGPASTSQIDLFRELQMFSDAQGETFSHPVAKHARTTMMPDHWWNFFGPETPNVQKLAIRILSQPCSASGCERNWSMFEHIHSKRRNRLSVEKMNDLVFVHYNLRLRMRKNATVDMSPIILDEVDLEAEWANENQTAPGTPTAVFSDDDIDWIDQVDIEAEAVAMAEEEQRTRAETGNTETRSDTAVPVVGEHDTAVPDVGEHGMVSRGATMAVESSRTYFKRLRRGPGREGARPSQP from the exons atgtatgtattaattttattttgtatttgtaatgttttattgcagcaaacttcactttattatttgcctcagcttcaactttcacaaaactatcctaaaatgtctacttcagcttctagaccccccatgagaaaggaccctgcttggaaatatcatgagggttttccagggcaaggaaaggggcaaacaaaatgtatgttttgcaaaacaatattccatggaggtatatataggctgaaataccatattgctggtgtgcgtggacatgatgccgaaccatgcctaaaagcagtctCTGAGGCCatacgtgattgttatgtaatggttgaggagattgaaagaaaaaagaaacaaaaggaggatcgagcggccattgggagagagacagttttaggaagagggacacagttaggttgtgttggaggcccttcttccttacctccatatcgtcccactcagtttgctactgctagtgcttccgtttctgcttctgcttctataagtggcagtgccactgccaccgccacttctcatgctcctaccactagtagtcatagtgggaatgttaccattggacctaggattcgtaaatctaggttggattccttctttgtgcctcgcactactcctgggtcccaaccgtcgcttgagggcatgggttggaataAGGAGGTCCATGATGTTGCTAAAATGGCAATTGGCAAGTTTTGGAGCTACAactgtattccattctttgtagccag gtctccttattggcaacaaatggttgatgccattaccatatgcggggcggggttcaaagcccctagtgagagtgatttgaggggacccattttgtctcaaatggtggatgatgtgaaaaaggatttagatgaacgacgccacatatggagcactaaaggctgcaccatcatgactgatggttggacggataggagaaatagaactctccttaattttcttgtttcttctgcag ggggcaccgttttcatcaagtccattgatgcctccacccattgcaagaatgccacctacctatgtgagcagatagaggaggtgattgaagatgtgggtgaggagaacgtggtacaggtggtgaccgacaatgcagcaaattatgttgctgcgg gtagactattgatggagaggcacccatctatagtttggactccatgtgctgctcattgcattgacctcatgttggaggatattggaaaaatcccatgggtcaagagatgtgtagaaagggcaagaaatgtctgcaaatttgtatataatcattcatgggtgttggctcttatgagacaatacacagagcagaaggagttgcatcgtccaggaatcacaagatttgccacaaacttcctcacattgcagtccatgcttaggtctaagcctgccttgagacgtatgattgttggtgaggagtggtcttcctcatcctatgctaccacccctgcagggatagagatggcaaactgcatttttgatgagcaaggcttttgggtcccttgtgatgagatagtgaag tttgttaagcccttggtggttttgttgcgagttgcggatggagataagcccgcaatgggctatatatatgagggcatggatagggcgaaggaggccatcaaattcgtctatggagcagatgagagcaagtatggtcccatttgggagatcattgataggagatggcatcatcagctacataggcccatccatgcggcagcctattatctgaatccggcattccgttttatcccttctttcaaggctgatgcggaggtccttaatgggctatatgcaatcatggagaagatgggacctgccagtacttctcagatagacctttttcgagagctacagatgttctcagatgcacaaggggagaccttctctcatcCTGTCGCCAAACACGCTagaacaactatgatgccag atcattggtggaacttttttggcccagagacaccaaatgttcagaagttggccattcgtatcttgagccaaccatgcagcgcatcaggttgtgagcgcaattggagtatgtttgagcacatacactccaagaggcgcaatagattatctgtggagaagatgaatgatctcgtctttgttcactacaacctccgcctgagaatgagaaagaatgcaacagttgacatgtctcctatcattctagatgaggttgatcttgaagcagagtgggccaatgagaatcagacagctcctgggactcctacagctgtatttagtgatgatgacattgattggatcgaccaggtagatatagaggctgaggctgtagccatggcagaggaggagcagagaacacgagcagagacaggaaatactgagactcgaagtgacacagctgttcctgttgttggtgagcatgacacagccgttcctgatgttggtgagcatggcatggtgtcacggggagcaactatggctgttgaatcatccaggacctactttaaacgccttcgcagggggccagggcgagagggtgcacggccatctcagccatag
- the LOC131060739 gene encoding uncharacterized protein LOC131060739 isoform X4: MYVLILFCICNVLLQQTSLYYLPQLQLSQNYPKMSTSASRPPMRKDPAWKYHEGFPGQGKGQTKCMFCKTIFHGGIYRLKYHIAGVRGHDAEPCLKAVSEAIRDCYVMVEEIERKKKQKEDRAAIGRETVLGRGTQLGCVGGPSSLPPYRPTQFATASASVSASASISGSATATATSHAPTTSSHSGNVTIGPRIRKSRLDSFFVPRTTPGSQPSLEGMGWNKEVHDVAKMAIGKFWSYNCIPFFVARSPYWQQMVDAITICGAGFKAPSESDLRGPILSQMVDDVKKDLDERRHIWSTKGCTIMTDGWTDRRNRTLLNFLVSSAGGTVFIKSIDASTHCKNATYLCEQIEEVIEDVGEENVVQVVTDNAANYVAAGRLLMERHPSIVWTPCAAHCIDLMLEDIGKIPWVKRCVERARNVCKFVYNHSWVLALMRQYTEQKELHRPGITRFATNFLTLQSMLRSKPALRRMIVGEEWSSSSYATTPAGIEMANCIFDEQGFWVPCDEIVKFVKPLVVLLRVADGDKPAMGYIYEGMDRAKEAIKFVYGADESKYGPIWEIIDRRWHHQLHRPIHAAAYYLNPAFRFIPSFKADAEVLNGLYAIMEKMGPASTSQIDLFRELQMFSDAQGETFSHPVAKHARTTMMPETPNVQKLAIRILSQPCSASGCERNWSMFEHIHSKRRNRLSVEKMNDLVFVHYNLRLRMRKNATVDMSPIILDEVDLEAEWANENQTAPGTPTAVFSDDDIDWIDQVDIEAEAVAMAEEEQRTRAETGNTETRSDTAVPVVGEHDTAVPDVGEHGMVSRGATMAVESSRTYFKRLRRGPGREGARPSQP; encoded by the exons atgtatgtattaattttattttgtatttgtaatgttttattgcagcaaacttcactttattatttgcctcagcttcaactttcacaaaactatcctaaaatgtctacttcagcttctagaccccccatgagaaaggaccctgcttggaaatatcatgagggttttccagggcaaggaaaggggcaaacaaaatgtatgttttgcaaaacaatattccatggaggtatatataggctgaaataccatattgctggtgtgcgtggacatgatgccgaaccatgcctaaaagcagtctCTGAGGCCatacgtgattgttatgtaatggttgaggagattgaaagaaaaaagaaacaaaaggaggatcgagcggccattgggagagagacagttttaggaagagggacacagttaggttgtgttggaggcccttcttccttacctccatatcgtcccactcagtttgctactgctagtgcttccgtttctgcttctgcttctataagtggcagtgccactgccaccgccacttctcatgctcctaccactagtagtcatagtgggaatgttaccattggacctaggattcgtaaatctaggttggattccttctttgtgcctcgcactactcctgggtcccaaccgtcgcttgagggcatgggttggaataAGGAGGTCCATGATGTTGCTAAAATGGCAATTGGCAAGTTTTGGAGCTACAactgtattccattctttgtagccag gtctccttattggcaacaaatggttgatgccattaccatatgcggggcggggttcaaagcccctagtgagagtgatttgaggggacccattttgtctcaaatggtggatgatgtgaaaaaggatttagatgaacgacgccacatatggagcactaaaggctgcaccatcatgactgatggttggacggataggagaaatagaactctccttaattttcttgtttcttctgcag ggggcaccgttttcatcaagtccattgatgcctccacccattgcaagaatgccacctacctatgtgagcagatagaggaggtgattgaagatgtgggtgaggagaacgtggtacaggtggtgaccgacaatgcagcaaattatgttgctgcgg gtagactattgatggagaggcacccatctatagtttggactccatgtgctgctcattgcattgacctcatgttggaggatattggaaaaatcccatgggtcaagagatgtgtagaaagggcaagaaatgtctgcaaatttgtatataatcattcatgggtgttggctcttatgagacaatacacagagcagaaggagttgcatcgtccaggaatcacaagatttgccacaaacttcctcacattgcagtccatgcttaggtctaagcctgccttgagacgtatgattgttggtgaggagtggtcttcctcatcctatgctaccacccctgcagggatagagatggcaaactgcatttttgatgagcaaggcttttgggtcccttgtgatgagatagtgaag tttgttaagcccttggtggttttgttgcgagttgcggatggagataagcccgcaatgggctatatatatgagggcatggatagggcgaaggaggccatcaaattcgtctatggagcagatgagagcaagtatggtcccatttgggagatcattgataggagatggcatcatcagctacataggcccatccatgcggcagcctattatctgaatccggcattccgttttatcccttctttcaaggctgatgcggaggtccttaatgggctatatgcaatcatggagaagatgggacctgccagtacttctcagatagacctttttcgagagctacagatgttctcagatgcacaaggggagaccttctctcatcCTGTCGCCAAACACGCTagaacaactatgatgccag agacaccaaatgttcagaagttggccattcgtatcttgagccaaccatgcagcgcatcaggttgtgagcgcaattggagtatgtttgagcacatacactccaagaggcgcaatagattatctgtggagaagatgaatgatctcgtctttgttcactacaacctccgcctgagaatgagaaagaatgcaacagttgacatgtctcctatcattctagatgaggttgatcttgaagcagagtgggccaatgagaatcagacagctcctgggactcctacagctgtatttagtgatgatgacattgattggatcgaccaggtagatatagaggctgaggctgtagccatggcagaggaggagcagagaacacgagcagagacaggaaatactgagactcgaagtgacacagctgttcctgttgttggtgagcatgacacagccgttcctgatgttggtgagcatggcatggtgtcacggggagcaactatggctgttgaatcatccaggacctactttaaacgccttcgcagggggccagggcgagagggtgcacggccatctcagccatag